One part of the Salinimonas iocasae genome encodes these proteins:
- a CDS encoding TIGR03503 family protein encodes MLVFFILSTLMVNPGVSAAQVAGSAASQTETTENVPQNAGSDQKQKSTPDSAKRPIARLGDNYQNSITLLQNRFRVDHNVEEVTMVFFRDYGSAPIVLVRPDGSKIYQSRAEKENVKWYDDAAFDMITIKNPVPGPWQAVGQIKPDSRIMVISDISLHAEPLPSTIFSGEILKQTAYLANGDEPINQPEFRDVVKLEIELVSTNNPNFDNFGADNAVIATFEDNGRGMDERPLDGTFTGQFNLSVPAGEWKPVFRVITPMYTREQVDPNLMLYPNPVELDVVMAEGDENYHTLMIDVNREQVDIQSILVDGKIRYPNGDLQNFSLTEPSPAVRTQRILALDEGQFRAKLTVYGKTTQGRDFILDVPPFTFQAAPPEVVPPAEEVTAQTAEEAPERNTEVVSTDTEVPSPSAHEEDMSTGTLVILLVAVNGTILLIVLIAVGIVIRRRKQTTATASGEDSGASWLSKLFKRKR; translated from the coding sequence ATGCTTGTCTTTTTTATCCTGAGCACCCTGATGGTCAATCCGGGTGTTTCCGCAGCGCAAGTTGCCGGCTCTGCTGCCAGTCAGACTGAAACAACAGAAAACGTTCCTCAAAACGCCGGCTCTGACCAAAAACAGAAGAGTACCCCTGATAGCGCAAAGAGGCCTATCGCCCGGTTAGGTGATAATTACCAGAACTCCATTACGCTGCTGCAAAACCGCTTCAGGGTCGACCATAATGTAGAAGAAGTCACCATGGTGTTCTTTCGTGATTATGGGTCTGCGCCCATCGTTTTGGTGCGCCCGGACGGCTCTAAAATATACCAGTCCCGCGCCGAAAAAGAGAACGTCAAATGGTATGACGATGCTGCCTTTGACATGATAACCATTAAAAATCCGGTACCGGGTCCCTGGCAGGCAGTTGGGCAGATCAAACCCGATAGCAGAATAATGGTAATTTCTGACATATCCCTTCATGCAGAGCCGTTACCCTCTACCATTTTCTCCGGCGAAATTCTGAAGCAAACAGCTTATCTGGCAAATGGTGATGAGCCAATTAATCAGCCAGAGTTCCGTGATGTGGTGAAACTGGAAATCGAGCTAGTCAGCACTAACAATCCCAACTTTGACAATTTCGGCGCAGATAATGCGGTAATAGCAACCTTTGAAGATAATGGTCGGGGCATGGACGAACGGCCGCTTGACGGCACCTTTACAGGGCAATTTAATCTTTCGGTCCCCGCCGGTGAGTGGAAACCGGTTTTCAGGGTAATCACCCCGATGTATACCCGTGAGCAAGTCGATCCTAACCTGATGCTTTATCCAAACCCGGTTGAACTGGATGTTGTGATGGCTGAGGGAGATGAGAATTATCATACACTGATGATCGATGTGAATCGTGAACAGGTGGATATCCAGTCTATTCTTGTCGATGGTAAAATACGTTACCCGAACGGGGACCTGCAGAACTTTTCATTAACAGAACCTTCGCCAGCGGTCCGCACGCAACGGATTCTAGCTCTGGATGAAGGGCAGTTTCGGGCTAAACTTACCGTTTACGGTAAAACCACGCAGGGACGGGATTTTATCCTTGATGTGCCGCCTTTTACCTTCCAGGCTGCACCGCCTGAAGTGGTTCCGCCTGCTGAAGAAGTGACTGCGCAGACTGCCGAAGAAGCGCCGGAAAGAAATACGGAAGTGGTTTCAACGGACACTGAGGTGCCATCCCCATCTGCCCATGAAGAAGATATGAGCACAGGTACTCTGGTTATTCTTTTGGTTGCTGTAAATGGTACCATTTTACTGATTGTCCTTATCGCTGTGGGCATCGTTATCCGGCGTCGAAAACAAACGACTGCAACAGCTTCCGGCGAAGACTCCGGTGCGTCGTGGTTAAGTAAACTATTTAAGCGCAAACGATAA
- the lolD gene encoding lipoprotein-releasing ABC transporter ATP-binding protein LolD, whose product MEHILVCKNISKTYHDGASETQVLNNVSFYVDSAEHIAILGSSGSGKSTLLHILGGLDTATGGDVEFKGQSLLSLSSSQLAALRNAQMGFIYQFHHLLPEFTALENVAMPLLIGKASGKSAQAKAAAMLEKVGLSHRLTHKPAALSGGERQRVAIARALVTNPALVLADEPTGNLDHQTGVQIYRLLRTLSHEMGTSFVVVTHDTELAAQMDRTLTIQDGQLRETRGRSE is encoded by the coding sequence ATGGAACACATTCTTGTCTGCAAAAATATCAGCAAAACTTATCATGACGGGGCCAGTGAAACACAGGTTCTGAATAACGTATCCTTTTATGTTGATAGTGCAGAGCATATTGCAATTCTCGGAAGCTCCGGCTCAGGCAAAAGTACATTACTCCACATCCTTGGTGGGCTGGATACAGCGACCGGGGGGGATGTTGAGTTTAAAGGTCAGTCGCTTTTAAGTTTATCTTCTTCTCAACTAGCGGCCCTGCGCAATGCGCAAATGGGCTTTATTTACCAGTTTCATCACTTACTCCCTGAATTTACAGCATTAGAAAATGTTGCTATGCCGCTGTTAATCGGTAAAGCATCCGGCAAATCAGCGCAAGCCAAGGCCGCGGCTATGCTGGAGAAGGTGGGATTGTCACATCGCTTAACTCACAAACCCGCAGCGCTGTCTGGTGGTGAACGTCAGCGCGTGGCTATTGCCCGGGCCTTGGTTACCAACCCTGCACTGGTGCTGGCCGACGAGCCTACCGGAAATCTTGACCATCAAACCGGTGTTCAGATATATCGCTTACTTCGCACTTTAAGTCATGAAATGGGCACCAGTTTTGTTGTTGTGACCCACGATACCGAATTGGCTGCACAAATGGACAGAACACTTACTATTCAGGATGGACAATTGCGCGAAACGCGGGGTAGGAGCGAATGA
- a CDS encoding PilZ domain-containing protein — translation MLGYDDKRNFFRMMVNSPCQVQINDDESSRTLQAVCKDISATGMSLEVDEPSVELGTEVKVSIESTSSQIPSLSASATVVRCVQESENSCIIGVEISEMK, via the coding sequence ATGTTGGGATACGATGATAAGCGTAACTTTTTCAGAATGATGGTGAATTCGCCATGTCAGGTGCAGATAAACGACGATGAGTCGAGCCGGACATTACAGGCGGTTTGCAAGGATATCAGTGCTACCGGCATGTCGTTAGAAGTCGATGAGCCATCGGTGGAGCTGGGAACAGAGGTTAAAGTCTCTATTGAGTCAACCAGTTCACAGATCCCCTCTCTGTCGGCCAGCGCTACGGTTGTGCGCTGTGTTCAGGAATCTGAAAACAGCTGTATTATCGGTGTTGAAATTTCAGAAATGAAATAG
- a CDS encoding NAD(P)H-quinone oxidoreductase, translating to MRYIDYDSGSGPQGLTIRETDSPSVTKGKVKIKVHAFGVNRADTLQRQGKYPPPPGESEILGLEAAGEVIEVASDITQWKTGDKVFGLMPGGGYAEEAVVDARHLMPLPSQLSMHEAAGLSEVFLTAYQALFDIAQTPSQGKALIHAGASGVGLAAIQLCKLEGINTAVTASTDEKLALCESLGASCLINYKQQDFAKIVSEQWNEGVNTVIDFVGGDYLNRNLSVLAKDGTIVYLAMLGGRYADKLDLGLMLTKRAKIVGSTLRSRSDEYKAHLINAFTARFLGAFSQGDLKVNIDTVLAAEDIATAHQRLEANATQGKLIAHW from the coding sequence ATGCGATATATTGATTATGACTCAGGGTCAGGCCCGCAGGGGCTGACTATCCGCGAAACTGATTCGCCTTCGGTAACAAAAGGAAAGGTTAAGATTAAAGTCCATGCCTTTGGGGTCAATCGTGCTGACACGCTGCAGCGCCAGGGCAAATATCCACCGCCTCCCGGTGAAAGTGAGATTCTTGGCCTGGAAGCGGCCGGTGAGGTGATAGAGGTGGCATCGGATATAACCCAATGGAAAACAGGTGATAAGGTCTTTGGGTTGATGCCCGGTGGCGGTTATGCCGAAGAGGCCGTGGTCGATGCAAGACACCTCATGCCATTACCGTCGCAATTGTCTATGCATGAGGCAGCTGGATTAAGTGAGGTTTTTCTTACCGCATATCAGGCGCTTTTCGATATTGCCCAAACACCTTCACAGGGAAAAGCCTTAATTCATGCCGGTGCCAGTGGTGTTGGACTTGCCGCAATACAACTGTGCAAACTCGAGGGGATAAACACCGCTGTTACTGCATCCACAGACGAAAAGCTTGCACTGTGCGAAAGTCTGGGAGCCAGTTGTCTGATTAACTATAAACAACAGGACTTTGCGAAGATTGTCTCTGAACAATGGAACGAGGGGGTAAATACAGTTATCGATTTTGTCGGTGGGGATTACCTGAACCGAAACCTGTCGGTGTTGGCAAAGGACGGGACTATTGTCTATCTTGCCATGCTTGGTGGCAGATATGCAGATAAACTGGACCTTGGGTTGATGCTCACTAAAAGGGCGAAGATTGTGGGGTCAACGTTACGAAGCCGCTCAGATGAATACAAAGCACATTTAATCAACGCCTTTACTGCAAGGTTCCTGGGGGCGTTCAGTCAGGGCGATCTGAAGGTTAATATCGATACGGTATTGGCGGCCGAGGATATCGCGACCGCGCACCAGCGGCTTGAGGCGAACGCTACCCAGGGCAAGCTTATTGCTCACTGGTAA
- a CDS encoding class I SAM-dependent rRNA methyltransferase, producing MSAKIILQPEREKSLKRHHPWVFASAVANVEGRCRAGDTVDVYGSDGSWLGRGAYSPESQIRVRIWTFDQNEPVDNGFFMRRIEEAILLRRTVINMSTTNAFRLVAAESDGLPGVTIDLYNNVAVLQLLSAGADKQRQKIVWALQKLLPNIGLYERSDVDVRKKEGLELQTGPLTEDVPTRVEIKENNIRIQVDIEQGHKTGFYLDQRDSRARAGHYAKDKHVLNCFSYTGTFACYALAGGARHVTNVDVSESALTLAKEHLALNNFSTEQASMVKGDVFEVLRSYHQSQTQFDMVILDPPKFVDSKASLNRAARGYKDINMYGIHAVKPGGLLLTFSCSGLMPADLFNKIVADAALDAGRRVKIIERLSQAGDHPVSSTYPEGYYLKGLICQVY from the coding sequence ATGTCCGCCAAAATTATTCTTCAGCCTGAGCGCGAAAAATCACTGAAACGCCATCATCCCTGGGTTTTTGCCAGTGCGGTTGCAAATGTAGAGGGACGGTGTCGTGCCGGCGACACCGTAGACGTTTATGGCAGTGATGGCAGCTGGCTGGGCAGAGGCGCATACTCACCCGAGTCACAGATTCGGGTCAGGATATGGACATTTGACCAGAACGAACCTGTCGATAACGGTTTTTTTATGCGCCGCATTGAGGAAGCTATCCTGTTGCGTCGCACTGTTATTAATATGTCCACCACTAACGCTTTCAGGCTGGTCGCGGCAGAGTCTGACGGACTCCCGGGCGTGACAATTGATTTGTACAACAACGTTGCAGTACTGCAGCTTTTAAGTGCAGGTGCTGACAAACAGCGTCAGAAAATCGTATGGGCATTACAAAAGTTACTGCCTAACATTGGTCTTTACGAGCGTTCTGATGTTGATGTGCGCAAGAAGGAAGGACTTGAACTTCAGACTGGCCCGTTGACTGAAGATGTCCCTACCCGCGTTGAGATTAAGGAAAACAATATCCGGATTCAGGTGGATATTGAACAAGGCCACAAAACAGGGTTTTACCTGGACCAGCGAGACAGCCGGGCACGCGCCGGGCACTATGCAAAAGACAAACACGTGCTTAATTGCTTCAGCTACACTGGCACTTTTGCTTGTTACGCATTGGCTGGCGGTGCCAGACACGTAACTAATGTCGATGTCTCAGAGTCGGCCCTGACCCTTGCTAAAGAGCATCTTGCACTGAACAACTTCAGCACCGAACAGGCATCCATGGTGAAAGGCGATGTTTTTGAGGTATTGCGTAGTTATCACCAAAGTCAGACACAATTCGACATGGTCATTCTGGACCCGCCAAAGTTCGTGGATAGCAAAGCATCTTTGAATCGCGCCGCCAGAGGCTATAAAGATATAAATATGTACGGTATCCACGCAGTCAAACCAGGTGGCTTACTGCTGACATTCAGCTGTTCAGGGTTAATGCCTGCAGATCTGTTCAACAAAATCGTTGCTGATGCTGCACTGGATGCCGGCCGGCGGGTTAAAATTATTGAAAGATTATCACAGGCAGGAGATCATCCGGTTAGCAGCACATACCCTGAGGGGTATTACCTCAAGGGATTAATCTGCCAGGTATATTAA
- the lolE gene encoding lipoprotein-releasing ABC transporter permease subunit LolE, with the protein MSLTWLLAKRFRQAKQKNRYISFISFSSTFGIGLGCFVLIVLLSVMNGFERELTHRILAVLPHGELYSVSDEGIHDWQSVATRFEADPRVSAVSPYTKITGMLQQGSDLKPVELTGINTEYAKDATWLQQVESQDWQRFKAAQNTVLLGQGILQKLSLQPGDTVSVLVPVSTRDLTFKAPKLIKLTVAGAITIGGEMDNHLGMMHLSAASQHAGIKSGAQGLRFTLNDPFSARETMRDIGYSFPQPVYMSDWTRTQGHLYNDIQLVRVVVYIVLTLVIAVACFNIVSTLVMSVREKRAAIAILKTMGATDSLIRRTFMMQGLINGLTGIVVGTALGVLTAPNLAAVVKGVELFLGTEILSGDIYFINFLPSQLQLMDVIVTVVVALILVVLATLYPASTAAKVAPASALNG; encoded by the coding sequence ATGAGTCTTACCTGGTTACTGGCAAAGCGTTTTCGTCAGGCTAAGCAGAAAAATCGCTATATTTCGTTTATTTCCTTTTCTTCGACCTTTGGAATTGGTCTGGGTTGTTTTGTCCTGATTGTGTTACTTAGCGTTATGAATGGATTTGAGCGAGAGCTGACACACCGTATCCTGGCTGTTTTGCCGCACGGTGAGCTGTATTCGGTGTCTGATGAGGGCATTCACGACTGGCAGTCAGTAGCCACAAGGTTCGAAGCGGATCCCAGAGTTAGTGCCGTTTCGCCGTATACCAAAATTACCGGTATGCTTCAGCAGGGCAGTGATTTGAAGCCTGTCGAATTAACAGGTATTAATACTGAGTATGCAAAGGATGCAACCTGGTTACAGCAAGTAGAATCACAGGACTGGCAGCGGTTTAAAGCTGCCCAAAATACCGTGCTGCTTGGACAGGGCATTTTACAAAAGCTGTCTTTACAGCCCGGAGATACAGTGAGTGTGCTGGTGCCGGTGTCGACCCGGGATTTAACCTTTAAAGCCCCCAAACTAATCAAACTTACTGTTGCCGGCGCAATAACTATCGGCGGTGAAATGGATAATCATCTGGGAATGATGCATCTGTCTGCTGCTTCGCAGCACGCCGGCATCAAATCAGGTGCGCAGGGCTTACGATTCACCCTTAATGACCCTTTCAGCGCCCGGGAAACAATGCGGGATATCGGTTATAGTTTTCCACAGCCCGTTTATATGTCCGATTGGACCCGTACGCAGGGGCATTTATATAACGATATACAACTGGTTAGAGTCGTAGTCTATATTGTTTTGACGCTGGTTATTGCGGTGGCGTGCTTTAACATAGTCTCCACGCTTGTTATGTCCGTAAGGGAAAAGCGTGCAGCTATCGCGATCCTGAAAACGATGGGCGCGACTGACAGTCTTATCCGACGAACATTTATGATGCAGGGCCTGATTAATGGCCTGACAGGCATCGTGGTTGGTACAGCGCTTGGTGTGCTTACTGCTCCCAATCTGGCTGCGGTGGTTAAAGGGGTTGAATTATTTCTTGGAACAGAAATACTTTCCGGGGATATTTACTTTATTAACTTTCTGCCTTCACAGCTTCAGTTGATGGATGTCATTGTGACAGTGGTTGTCGCACTGATTCTTGTTGTTCTGGCAACACTCTATCCCGCTTCTACAGCGGCGAAGGTTGCACCGGCCAGCGCACTCAATGGCTAG
- the dnaQ gene encoding DNA polymerase III subunit epsilon — MRQIVLDTETTGIDPKEGHRIIEIGCVEVVNRKLTGNHFHVYINPQREIEQEAIEVHGITNEYLADKPLFKDVASDFIAFIKGAQLVIHNAPFDVGFMDHEFAKEPSTYSVKTREICSVLDTLALAKRTHPGQKNNLDALCKRYGIDNSHRELHGALLDAEILADVYLMMTGGQTKLNLAGQGGQDSENDGSAIRRVNRSANKLKVIRATADELEQHEARLDIVQNSGGQCLWREVQGE, encoded by the coding sequence ATGCGCCAGATTGTGCTGGATACAGAAACTACCGGTATTGACCCGAAAGAAGGGCATCGCATCATCGAAATCGGGTGTGTTGAAGTCGTCAATCGCAAACTGACAGGCAACCACTTTCATGTTTATATCAATCCGCAGCGTGAAATTGAGCAGGAAGCCATCGAAGTTCACGGTATCACCAATGAATACCTGGCAGACAAGCCACTGTTTAAGGATGTAGCCAGCGACTTTATTGCGTTTATCAAAGGTGCACAGCTTGTTATTCACAACGCCCCGTTCGACGTCGGGTTCATGGACCATGAATTTGCTAAAGAGCCCTCTACATACTCAGTTAAAACACGTGAAATCTGTTCAGTATTAGATACCCTGGCACTGGCTAAGCGTACCCACCCGGGCCAGAAAAACAATCTGGATGCATTGTGTAAGCGGTATGGTATTGATAATAGCCATCGGGAGCTGCACGGCGCTTTGCTGGATGCTGAAATTCTGGCTGACGTTTACCTGATGATGACAGGTGGCCAGACGAAGCTTAATCTGGCCGGTCAGGGCGGCCAGGACAGCGAAAATGATGGCTCTGCTATTCGTCGGGTTAACCGGAGTGCAAATAAATTAAAGGTTATTCGCGCAACCGCCGATGAATTAGAACAGCATGAAGCGCGCTTAGATATAGTGCAAAACAGTGGTGGGCAATGTTTGTGGCGGGAAGTTCAGGGCGAGTAA
- the rnhA gene encoding ribonuclease HI, with the protein MGKKAIEIYTDGSCLGNPGPGGYGAVMIYNAHRKELSEGYFETTNNRMELLAPIAALNALNEPCRVDITTDSQYVKNGINQWIHNWRKNGWRTAAKKPVKNVDLWRELDDAVNKHDVTWHWVKGHSGHPENERCDDLARAAANKPTKPDEGFKPD; encoded by the coding sequence GTGGGCAAAAAAGCGATAGAAATCTATACCGATGGTTCCTGTCTGGGTAATCCGGGTCCCGGTGGCTATGGTGCGGTAATGATTTACAACGCTCACCGTAAAGAGTTGAGTGAAGGCTACTTTGAGACAACCAACAACAGGATGGAGCTACTGGCGCCTATTGCCGCGCTCAACGCGCTTAATGAGCCTTGTCGGGTCGATATCACTACCGACAGTCAGTATGTGAAAAATGGTATCAATCAGTGGATCCATAACTGGCGAAAAAATGGCTGGCGGACGGCGGCTAAAAAGCCGGTTAAAAATGTCGATCTCTGGCGTGAGCTTGACGATGCTGTTAATAAACATGATGTAACCTGGCACTGGGTAAAAGGGCATTCAGGCCACCCGGAAAACGAGCGGTGCGACGACCTCGCCAGAGCCGCCGCAAATAAACCCACAAAGCCTGATGAGGGCTTCAAGCCGGATTAA